One region of Bacillus pumilus genomic DNA includes:
- the yycH gene encoding two-component system activity regulator YycH gives MKRETFKTIILTILIAISLVFTWNIWMFQPVMQDQADAGTQVVETKKISSDEPRSLIDVVKPREMFIHSNGEHFKVDQKELFQNFWNDVSLWDVKEISDVSDQYSEQKFKNFFYGSGGQGKTLDLVFNDPIPIDIFQALFKWPNKSIEYNSFDRMIVPFSQQDKANKKVYLVSYSKETVLELTIESANYRNLMDSIAAAQNEMPHYDLYTFSANSKRDFLLPRKQKQLEAKMFFIETIKTSKFKDALFTDPSLVGEESNLNRTVYTDGTSRLEANQKDHRIQYQHRNINSSTVFQTGDLIKRSVKYFNDTGSFTDDYQYFGINSNQQLSFNMFMDGLPIVNSTKHPFGMTSLEVQWANDDILNYKRPNYILGNKASQSEQVKLMNGTELKDLIVKQTKYDDLEKIEQIFPAYQAASTPSDQDQAMFVWLEPVWCMKYNGKTVILSHDLLTEGSENHGVE, from the coding sequence ATGAAGCGTGAGACCTTTAAAACCATAATATTGACAATCCTAATTGCGATCAGTCTTGTGTTTACGTGGAATATTTGGATGTTCCAGCCCGTCATGCAGGACCAGGCAGATGCCGGCACTCAGGTCGTGGAAACGAAGAAGATATCAAGCGATGAGCCTAGAAGCCTCATTGATGTCGTGAAGCCGCGGGAGATGTTCATCCATTCAAATGGGGAGCATTTTAAAGTGGATCAAAAGGAACTCTTTCAAAACTTCTGGAATGATGTGAGCCTTTGGGATGTGAAAGAGATTTCGGATGTGTCAGATCAATATTCGGAGCAGAAATTTAAGAATTTCTTCTATGGAAGCGGAGGACAGGGGAAGACATTGGATCTTGTGTTCAATGACCCGATTCCGATTGATATTTTCCAAGCGTTGTTTAAATGGCCGAATAAGTCCATTGAATACAATTCGTTTGACCGGATGATTGTGCCGTTCTCCCAGCAGGACAAGGCCAATAAGAAAGTTTATTTGGTTTCATACAGCAAGGAAACGGTGCTTGAGCTGACAATAGAATCCGCTAACTATCGGAATCTCATGGACAGTATCGCAGCCGCTCAAAACGAGATGCCGCACTATGATCTCTATACATTCTCAGCGAATTCGAAACGAGATTTCCTCCTTCCGAGAAAGCAAAAGCAGCTTGAAGCAAAAATGTTCTTTATCGAAACGATTAAGACAAGCAAATTCAAGGACGCTTTGTTTACGGATCCGAGTCTAGTCGGCGAGGAGTCTAATTTAAACCGAACGGTGTACACAGATGGCACAAGCCGCCTTGAAGCCAATCAAAAAGACCACCGCATCCAATATCAACATCGCAATATCAACAGCAGCACCGTTTTCCAAACGGGCGATTTGATCAAGCGAAGTGTGAAGTATTTCAATGATACGGGAAGCTTTACCGATGACTATCAATACTTTGGCATCAATAGCAACCAGCAGCTTTCCTTTAATATGTTTATGGATGGCCTACCGATCGTCAACAGTACAAAGCACCCATTTGGGATGACCTCTCTTGAAGTACAGTGGGCGAATGACGACATCTTGAATTACAAGCGTCCAAACTATATTCTAGGCAACAAAGCGAGTCAGAGCGAACAGGTCAAGCTGATGAATGGGACAGAGTTGAAAGACTTAATCGTCAAGCAGACGAAATATGATGACCTTGAGAAAATTGAACAAATTTTCCCGGCTTATCAAGCTGCTTCCACCCCATCAGATCAAGATCAAGCGATGTTTGTCTGGCTGGAGCCAGTATGGTGCATGAAATACAATGGCAAAACCGTGATTCTATCGCATGATTTGTTGACAGAGGGGAGCGAGAATCATGGAGTGGAATAA
- a CDS encoding S1C family serine protease — MVDYRDVEWKPRRSRKGYFLSGLIGVLVGAFLMGFFFPYVSGQSGSPFGWQQNGDGQAAQGPLKTVNVNVNDAVTKVVSNMSDTVVGVINIQKSSFWEEGGEAGSGSGVIYKKKGDTFYIVTNHHVIKGANQLEVSLQDGTRIGANLVGSDQLMDLAVLTVKSDKIKQTAAFGNSDHVKPGEPVIAIGNPLGLEFAGSVTQGVISGTERAIPVDSNGDGQADWNAEVLQTDAAINPGNSGGALINMDGKVIGINSMKIAESEVEGIGLSIPANLVIPVIEDLERYGEVKRPYLGVGMKSLADIASYHWQETLKLPSNVTSGVVVMSVEPLSPAGKAGLKELDVVTFFDGKSVQNIVDLRKYLYQKKVGDKVKVQFYRSGKKKSVEIKLSQTDRFGG; from the coding sequence ATAGTGGATTATCGCGATGTAGAGTGGAAGCCGAGACGAAGCAGAAAAGGATATTTCCTATCTGGTCTGATCGGTGTATTGGTAGGAGCTTTTTTAATGGGATTCTTTTTCCCCTATGTATCAGGACAGAGCGGCAGTCCCTTTGGGTGGCAGCAGAACGGAGATGGGCAAGCAGCACAGGGCCCTTTAAAGACCGTCAATGTGAACGTCAATGATGCGGTCACAAAAGTCGTATCGAATATGTCGGATACGGTTGTCGGCGTCATTAATATCCAAAAGTCGAGCTTTTGGGAAGAAGGCGGAGAGGCAGGCAGCGGGTCAGGTGTGATTTATAAGAAAAAGGGTGACACCTTTTATATTGTGACCAACCATCACGTCATCAAAGGTGCCAATCAGCTTGAAGTGAGTCTTCAGGATGGGACAAGAATTGGAGCAAATCTTGTCGGAAGTGATCAGCTCATGGATTTAGCGGTTCTCACCGTCAAAAGTGATAAGATCAAGCAAACCGCAGCCTTCGGTAATTCAGACCATGTGAAGCCCGGTGAGCCTGTAATCGCCATTGGAAATCCTTTAGGGCTTGAATTCGCAGGCTCTGTCACACAAGGTGTCATTTCAGGAACGGAACGTGCGATTCCTGTAGACTCGAATGGAGACGGACAGGCGGATTGGAATGCGGAAGTACTGCAAACAGATGCCGCCATCAATCCAGGGAACAGCGGTGGTGCCTTGATCAATATGGACGGAAAAGTGATCGGTATCAACTCAATGAAGATTGCTGAATCAGAGGTAGAAGGCATCGGGCTGTCTATCCCGGCAAACCTCGTCATCCCTGTCATAGAAGATTTAGAGCGATACGGAGAAGTGAAGCGTCCGTATCTAGGCGTTGGCATGAAGTCTTTAGCAGATATTGCGAGCTATCACTGGCAGGAAACGTTGAAGCTGCCGTCTAACGTCACATCAGGGGTTGTCGTGATGAGTGTCGAGCCTTTGTCTCCGGCAGGAAAAGCGGGACTAAAAGAGCTGGATGTCGTCACTTTCTTTGATGGCAAGAGTGTACAGAATATCGTAGACCTTCGTAAGTATTTATATCAAAAGAAAGTCGGCGACAAGGTAAAGGTGCAGTTTTACCGAAGTGGAAAGAAAAAATCTGTAGAGATCAAACTTTCTCAAACCGACCGATTCGGTGGCTAA
- a CDS encoding GNAT family N-acetyltransferase: MVTLQPMSQTDYDVLMEKAIQRYAEEKVLAGTWEKEESLANAEEQFDRLLPEGLQTEHHELWNFLNGEEAIGWVWLCYDPNHPQQEGFIYNFILFEAYRGKGFAKQAIAALEEQAKSLGVQKLSLHVFAHNQIARSLYEKTGFAETGIYMSKPLS, translated from the coding sequence TTGGTTACACTACAACCAATGTCACAAACAGATTACGATGTATTGATGGAGAAGGCCATTCAGCGGTACGCAGAAGAAAAGGTACTCGCAGGGACTTGGGAGAAGGAAGAATCACTTGCAAACGCCGAAGAACAATTTGATCGGCTACTTCCCGAAGGTCTACAGACAGAGCATCATGAGCTATGGAATTTCTTAAATGGGGAAGAAGCGATTGGCTGGGTTTGGCTTTGTTATGACCCGAATCACCCTCAGCAGGAAGGATTCATTTATAACTTTATTTTATTCGAAGCCTATCGAGGCAAAGGCTTTGCAAAGCAGGCCATTGCTGCATTAGAGGAGCAAGCAAAGTCATTAGGAGTGCAGAAACTCTCGCTTCATGTCTTTGCTCATAATCAAATTGCCCGTTCACTGTATGAGAAGACGGGATTTGCAGAAACTGGAATCTATATGAGTAAACCTTTATCATAA
- the walK gene encoding cell wall metabolism sensor histidine kinase WalK: MNKVGFFRSIHFKLTLIYVLLIIVAMQIIGVYFVKQLEQSLINSYDNSLNQRIYSLSYYLEQDSSKSKAELKEDAQKILNDFNNKDESNEISEVSYIDGSREVIASVNNGSQEIAGKKITDQIISRIFAVGKDYEKKFYDPESNKRVRISATAVKNENQETVGVIYVVSSMESVFNQMRTINTILATGTLLALGITALLGIFIFRTITHPISDMRKQAIELAKGNFSRKVRKYGHDEIGQLATTFNHLTRELEEAQLMTEGERKKLSSVIAYMTDGVIATNQNGAIILLNSPALELLNVSRETALEMPITSLLGLEDTHTFEDLVENQDSMLIEIEREDQLSVLRVNFSVIQKEHGKIDGLIAVIYDVTEQEKIDAERREFVANVSHELRTPLTTMRSYLEALAEGAIGDKELAPRFLSVTQNETERMIRLVNDLLQLSKFDSKDYQFNREWTNFIKFISLVIDRFEMTKEQHVDFIRNLPQREIYVEIDQDKITQVLDNIISNAMKYSPEGGHITFTVDLDEENGLVLFSVKDEGIGIPKKDMDKIFERFYRVDKARTRKLGGTGLGLAIAKEMVQAHGGDIWADSIEGKGTTVTFTLPYNEEQEDDWDEA, translated from the coding sequence ATGAATAAAGTAGGTTTTTTTCGCTCGATTCACTTTAAATTGACCTTAATTTACGTGCTGCTGATCATCGTCGCCATGCAGATCATTGGCGTGTACTTTGTGAAGCAGCTAGAGCAGTCCTTAATTAATTCATATGATAATTCCTTGAATCAGCGAATCTACTCGTTATCGTATTACCTAGAACAAGATTCATCGAAAAGCAAGGCAGAATTAAAAGAGGATGCTCAAAAGATATTAAACGACTTTAACAACAAAGATGAGTCTAATGAAATTTCTGAAGTCAGCTATATTGACGGAAGCAGAGAGGTGATTGCCTCTGTGAATAACGGCAGTCAGGAGATTGCCGGCAAGAAAATCACAGATCAAATCATTAGCCGTATTTTCGCAGTAGGCAAAGACTACGAGAAAAAATTCTATGACCCAGAATCGAATAAACGAGTCCGCATATCAGCGACAGCCGTGAAAAATGAGAACCAAGAAACCGTTGGTGTCATTTATGTGGTCTCATCCATGGAAAGTGTTTTTAACCAAATGCGAACCATTAATACGATTTTGGCAACGGGAACGCTGCTCGCCCTTGGGATAACCGCTCTACTTGGTATATTCATATTCAGAACCATTACACACCCAATCTCGGATATGAGAAAGCAAGCGATAGAGCTCGCCAAAGGGAACTTTTCCAGAAAGGTCCGAAAGTATGGACATGATGAGATTGGCCAGCTTGCGACAACCTTTAACCATCTGACGAGAGAGCTGGAGGAAGCGCAGCTGATGACGGAGGGTGAGCGGAAAAAGCTTTCTTCGGTCATTGCCTATATGACGGATGGCGTCATCGCAACGAATCAAAACGGTGCGATTATTCTATTAAACAGCCCCGCATTAGAGCTGTTAAATGTTTCACGTGAAACAGCACTAGAGATGCCGATCACGTCCTTACTGGGCCTCGAGGACACGCATACCTTTGAAGATTTAGTCGAAAATCAAGATTCCATGCTGATAGAAATCGAACGCGAAGATCAGCTGTCTGTTTTGCGTGTAAATTTCTCAGTGATTCAGAAAGAGCACGGGAAGATTGATGGTTTAATTGCGGTCATTTACGACGTCACAGAGCAGGAGAAAATTGATGCAGAACGCCGTGAATTCGTCGCAAACGTATCACATGAACTGCGCACACCGCTGACGACGATGCGAAGCTATCTTGAGGCACTGGCTGAAGGCGCAATTGGTGATAAAGAGCTTGCGCCAAGGTTCCTCAGTGTTACACAAAATGAAACAGAGCGTATGATCCGGCTTGTTAATGACCTGCTGCAGCTGTCTAAGTTCGATAGCAAGGATTATCAATTCAACCGTGAGTGGACGAATTTTATCAAGTTTATCTCATTGGTCATTGATCGTTTTGAAATGACGAAAGAGCAGCATGTCGATTTTATCCGCAATCTTCCGCAGCGTGAAATATATGTGGAAATCGATCAAGATAAAATCACACAGGTGCTCGATAATATCATTTCCAATGCTATGAAATACTCTCCAGAGGGTGGACATATCACGTTTACCGTTGATCTGGATGAGGAGAATGGCCTTGTATTATTCAGCGTCAAAGATGAAGGGATCGGTATTCCGAAGAAGGATATGGATAAAATCTTTGAACGTTTTTATCGAGTGGATAAGGCGAGAACAAGAAAACTTGGCGGAACCGGCCTAGGCCTTGCGATTGCAAAAGAAATGGTTCAGGCTCATGGCGGAGATATTTGGGCTGACAGCATTGAAGGAAAAGGAACAACAGTGACCTTTACCCTTCCGTACAATGAAGAACAAGAGGATGATTGGGATGAAGCGTGA
- the yycF gene encoding response regulator YycF, translated as MEKKILVVDDEKPIADILEFNLRKEGYEVHCAYDGNEALEMVEEIKPDIILLDIMLPNKDGVEVCREVRKKYDMPIIMLTAKDSEIDKVIGLELGADDYVTKPFSTRELLARVKANLRRQIATPQTEEESESNDIEIGSLVIYPDAYVVSKREETIELTHREFELLHYLAKHIGQVMTREHLLQTVWGYDYFGDVRTVDVTVRRLREKIEDNPSHPSWIVTRRGVGYYLRNPEQD; from the coding sequence ATGGAAAAAAAGATTCTTGTCGTAGATGATGAAAAACCGATTGCTGATATATTGGAGTTTAACTTAAGAAAAGAGGGCTATGAGGTTCATTGTGCATATGACGGCAATGAAGCCCTTGAAATGGTAGAAGAAATCAAACCGGACATTATTCTGCTCGACATTATGCTACCGAACAAAGATGGCGTTGAGGTATGCCGTGAAGTGAGAAAGAAATATGACATGCCGATTATCATGCTGACAGCAAAAGACTCTGAAATTGATAAAGTCATCGGTCTTGAGCTTGGCGCAGATGATTATGTGACGAAGCCATTTAGCACGCGCGAACTGCTTGCCCGTGTGAAAGCGAATTTAAGAAGACAAATTGCTACACCGCAGACAGAGGAAGAATCTGAATCAAATGATATTGAAATTGGATCACTTGTCATTTATCCAGATGCGTATGTGGTGTCTAAGCGCGAGGAAACGATTGAATTGACACACCGTGAGTTCGAATTGCTTCATTACTTAGCGAAACATATCGGACAGGTTATGACACGTGAGCACTTGCTGCAAACCGTATGGGGCTACGATTACTTCGGGGATGTCCGTACAGTAGACGTCACCGTCCGCCGTCTTCGTGAGAAAATTGAAGACAACCCTAGCCACCCGAGCTGGATCGTGACAAGACGAGGCGTCGGCTACTATTTAAGAAACCCAGAGCAGGACTAA
- a CDS encoding two-component system regulatory protein YycI: MEWNKTKTIFILAFLVLDIFLGFQYFEKRSTDHFAIIEKTDTPEEMKADGIKYGNLSDEAKIGYRITAEKKQYTKKDVDELADQKAKSTFPKRDKDDPVTLLEMTFNKPVALPKKDMKTAAANLVNQRLLDGKNYKLWSIDEETGKIVFFQTYKGKYIFQEGLDDSETIGKITLDLNDKNEVVSYQQSMVTSINEVRKETLVPALETVKDLYTQNMLSQNTTVKKVELGYYTQYPGASTQVMVPVWRVELEGVSASSKKKTEEEYLINAIDGSTLDHIEKDDKSSME, from the coding sequence ATGGAGTGGAATAAGACCAAAACGATCTTTATCCTAGCCTTTCTCGTTCTCGATATCTTTCTAGGTTTTCAATACTTTGAAAAACGATCAACCGATCATTTTGCGATTATCGAAAAAACGGATACGCCGGAAGAAATGAAGGCAGACGGGATCAAATATGGCAATCTATCAGATGAAGCGAAGATTGGCTATCGCATTACAGCTGAAAAGAAGCAATATACGAAAAAGGATGTTGACGAATTAGCTGATCAAAAGGCGAAAAGCACATTCCCGAAAAGAGACAAAGATGATCCTGTCACGCTGCTTGAAATGACTTTCAATAAACCAGTGGCCTTGCCGAAAAAAGATATGAAAACAGCGGCGGCAAACCTTGTGAACCAGCGTTTGCTGGATGGGAAGAATTATAAGCTGTGGAGTATTGATGAAGAGACAGGGAAAATCGTCTTTTTCCAAACGTATAAAGGGAAATACATTTTCCAAGAGGGGCTTGATGACTCCGAAACCATCGGAAAAATCACCCTAGATCTAAATGATAAAAACGAGGTCGTATCGTATCAGCAGTCGATGGTGACATCGATTAATGAAGTGAGAAAAGAAACCCTAGTGCCAGCGCTTGAAACTGTGAAGGATTTATATACGCAAAACATGCTGAGCCAAAACACGACCGTGAAAAAGGTAGAGCTGGGCTACTATACGCAATACCCAGGTGCAAGCACGCAGGTCATGGTGCCTGTATGGCGAGTCGAGCTTGAAGGCGTATCAGCTAGTTCAAAGAAAAAGACAGAAGAAGAATATTTGATCAATGCCATTGATGGCTCAACACTTGATCATATAGAGAAAGATGACAAATCTTCAATGGAGTGA
- a CDS encoding S-adenosyl-l-methionine hydroxide adenosyltransferase family protein codes for MSEHALVLQSDFGIDDGAVSAMYGVANTVSSSIRLFDLTHNIPQYDIWEASYRLLQTVTYWPEETVFVSVVDPGVGSERKSLVVKTTSPHYIITPDNGTLTHVAQDIGIVEARYLDETINRLPKSGKSHTFHGRDIYAYTGARIASGVISFEEVGPKADIDDIIHLPVVQAYAKEEVITGTIDILDVRFGNLWTNIHHTLFEQLSINYGDAIEVTIANGPKNVYKNIMTYGRSFADLKVGEPLVYVNSLDHLGVAINQGSFAKAYNIGTGTGWRLSIRKAPRIIYE; via the coding sequence ATGAGTGAACATGCATTGGTTTTACAATCAGATTTCGGTATTGATGATGGAGCAGTCAGTGCCATGTACGGAGTGGCAAATACGGTCAGCAGCAGCATCCGCCTTTTTGATCTAACACACAATATTCCGCAGTATGACATTTGGGAGGCATCTTACCGCCTGCTCCAAACCGTCACATACTGGCCGGAAGAGACAGTTTTCGTTTCCGTTGTTGATCCAGGCGTAGGATCAGAAAGAAAGAGTCTTGTCGTCAAAACCACAAGCCCGCACTACATCATTACCCCAGATAACGGGACACTCACGCACGTCGCGCAGGATATTGGCATAGTAGAAGCCCGTTATTTAGATGAAACCATTAACCGGCTGCCGAAGTCGGGAAAATCACATACATTCCACGGGAGAGATATTTACGCGTATACAGGGGCGAGAATCGCTTCAGGTGTGATTTCTTTTGAAGAGGTTGGGCCAAAGGCGGATATTGATGATATTATTCACCTTCCAGTCGTACAGGCTTATGCGAAAGAAGAGGTCATCACAGGGACGATTGATATTTTAGACGTGAGATTCGGAAACCTCTGGACAAACATTCATCACACGTTATTTGAACAACTTTCAATTAATTACGGTGATGCAATAGAAGTTACCATTGCCAACGGGCCAAAAAATGTGTATAAAAATATCATGACCTATGGACGATCTTTTGCCGATTTAAAGGTAGGCGAACCACTCGTATATGTCAATTCACTCGATCATTTAGGCGTGGCGATCAATCAAGGGTCATTTGCAAAGGCTTATAACATCGGTACAGGCACAGGCTGGCGCCTTTCGATTCGCAAAGCTCCGCGCATTATATACGAATAA
- a CDS encoding ABC transporter permease subunit, which yields MWTICMNEFKQLFKSTKSILTIVIIFILSTFVSTLPFIAAHQDKWEAKDPYSIGNELVMSLFGFFLIFLLSHDILSREIHLKTIRFLVSKTTRLNIIIGKYLGLMLFWLSCIMTTYVLNMVISHRFLFSDALKILTFISVGISCALFLSMLFPTPQKSMFVGMLFSFLFPIVSMISVLSSERLIHWFQYMTPYYYVRLSEPLTYILLNTALTVILLIGTALLFQRRDV from the coding sequence GTGTGGACCATCTGTATGAATGAGTTTAAGCAGCTCTTCAAAAGCACAAAATCTATTTTAACAATTGTTATTATTTTCATTTTATCTACTTTTGTTTCAACTCTACCGTTTATTGCTGCTCATCAGGACAAATGGGAGGCAAAGGATCCTTATTCCATTGGGAATGAACTGGTGATGTCGTTATTTGGTTTCTTCCTTATTTTCTTATTGTCTCACGATATTTTAAGCCGAGAAATTCATTTGAAAACCATTCGTTTTCTCGTCAGTAAAACCACTCGTTTGAACATTATTATCGGGAAATATCTTGGACTGATGCTGTTTTGGCTTAGCTGTATCATGACGACATACGTACTGAATATGGTGATTTCACATCGTTTCCTGTTCTCTGATGCGTTAAAAATCTTAACCTTTATCAGTGTCGGTATCTCATGTGCTTTATTTTTGTCCATGCTCTTTCCAACCCCACAGAAATCAATGTTTGTTGGGATGTTGTTTTCCTTTCTTTTCCCAATCGTCAGTATGATATCTGTTCTTTCTTCAGAACGATTGATTCATTGGTTCCAATATATGACGCCTTATTATTATGTGCGCTTGAGTGAGCCGCTGACCTATATACTCTTGAATACAGCATTGACCGTTATCTTACTCATTGGAACAGCACTCCTATTTCAAAGGAGGGATGTCTAA
- a CDS encoding MBL fold metallo-hydrolase: protein MSLQFSVLASGSTGNAFYLETDEHAFLVDAGLSGKQMVELLGQIDRKPEDLDGIFVTHEHSDHIKGLGVMARKYKLPVYANAKTWKAMETHIGKVDIEQKFHFDMETVQSFGGLDVESFGVSHDAAEPMFYVFHYGGRKLALMTDTGYVSDRMKGIIQSANTFVFESNHDVGMLQMGRYPWSIKRRILSDVGHVSNEDAALAMTDVIGDATSRIYLAHLSQDNNMKDLARMAVQQTLEMKGFVVGDGFDLYDTDPKKATPLCAV from the coding sequence ATGAGCTTGCAGTTCAGTGTACTAGCGAGCGGAAGTACGGGGAACGCTTTTTATTTAGAAACAGACGAGCATGCCTTTTTGGTCGATGCTGGTTTAAGCGGCAAACAGATGGTCGAGCTGCTTGGTCAAATCGACCGCAAGCCTGAGGACTTGGACGGCATTTTTGTGACACACGAGCACTCAGATCATATTAAAGGGCTTGGTGTCATGGCAAGAAAGTACAAGCTCCCTGTCTATGCAAATGCGAAAACATGGAAGGCGATGGAGACTCATATCGGGAAGGTTGACATAGAGCAAAAATTCCATTTTGATATGGAAACCGTCCAATCCTTTGGCGGTCTCGATGTTGAGTCCTTTGGCGTCTCACATGATGCGGCTGAGCCCATGTTTTACGTGTTCCATTATGGCGGGCGCAAACTTGCCCTAATGACGGATACAGGCTATGTGAGTGATCGTATGAAAGGGATCATTCAGTCAGCCAATACATTTGTATTTGAGAGCAATCATGATGTCGGTATGCTGCAAATGGGCCGATACCCGTGGAGCATTAAGCGCAGAATTTTGAGCGATGTCGGACATGTATCAAATGAAGATGCGGCTCTTGCGATGACAGATGTCATTGGAGATGCCACCTCACGCATTTACTTGGCTCATTTGAGTCAAGACAACAACATGAAGGATTTAGCCCGTATGGCGGTCCAGCAGACGCTTGAGATGAAAGGCTTTGTTGTCGGGGATGGCTTTGATTTATATGATACGGACCCGAAAAAAGCAACCCCGCTTTGCGCCGTATGA
- a CDS encoding ABC transporter ATP-binding protein, translated as MLHTKELTKKYRTKVAIDHITLDVNQGDIFGLIGPKGSGKTTFFNIITGISRQTSGTFTMMDMPSLKKVRQHIGVLPEYTDLYEGLTALEHIAYLSKITGTRQKTSDYEELLEFVGLDHYQQEKVGSFTPGMKKRLGIAQAIAHRPEFILLDEPFADIDADSILHIQQVIDTLKYEGKTVLLTADHPRFTNSICTKTAFISEGKLVSPHTHPQEKTITSSNIRATFKHAWIDDEVKPVLTQYLQTVGTDLVISDDETSLLIRSEAQVPSIIRAFVKCKVDLYRVTAQDAMSSS; from the coding sequence ATGCTACATACAAAAGAACTCACAAAAAAATACCGGACAAAAGTCGCGATAGATCACATTACCCTTGATGTCAATCAAGGTGATATTTTCGGGCTCATTGGACCGAAGGGTTCTGGTAAGACGACGTTTTTCAATATCATTACGGGAATTTCCCGGCAAACCTCTGGGACGTTCACGATGATGGATATGCCTTCATTAAAAAAGGTGAGGCAACATATCGGTGTTCTGCCTGAATATACGGATTTATATGAAGGGCTTACGGCACTTGAACATATTGCCTACTTATCAAAAATCACCGGGACGCGCCAGAAAACGAGTGATTATGAAGAACTGCTCGAATTTGTCGGCTTAGATCACTATCAGCAGGAAAAGGTCGGTTCCTTCACACCTGGTATGAAGAAACGGCTCGGCATAGCGCAGGCTATCGCCCATCGACCCGAATTTATTTTACTCGACGAGCCTTTTGCTGATATTGACGCAGATTCAATCTTGCACATCCAGCAGGTCATTGACACGTTAAAATATGAAGGGAAAACCGTCTTATTAACGGCTGACCACCCAAGGTTCACAAATAGTATTTGTACAAAAACTGCTTTTATTTCTGAAGGAAAATTAGTGTCCCCCCATACACATCCTCAAGAGAAAACCATCACATCCTCAAACATACGTGCAACCTTCAAGCATGCGTGGATTGATGATGAGGTGAAGCCTGTTCTCACACAGTACTTACAAACTGTTGGAACAGATCTTGTGATCAGTGATGACGAGACCTCATTGTTGATTCGTTCAGAAGCCCAAGTCCCATCGATCATCCGCGCTTTCGTGAAATGCAAAGTTGATTTATACAGAGTTACGGCTCAAGATGCCATGAGTTCCTCATAA
- a CDS encoding ECF-type riboflavin transporter substrate-binding protein yields the protein MAGKQLSTKTVVAIGIGAAVFVILGRFVSIPTGIPNTQIETSYAFLALMAVLFGPVAGALIGFIGHLIKDATTFGPWWSWIIVSGFVGLMIGFISNRLKVEEGEFGWKKIAFFNAVQISVQALGWFVIAPTLDVAIYAEPVNKAFFQGFVAGLSNIITIGVLGTIIIAAYAKTRSKSGSLSKETS from the coding sequence ATGGCAGGTAAACAACTTTCAACGAAAACTGTCGTTGCCATCGGAATTGGTGCAGCCGTCTTTGTCATTTTAGGACGATTCGTCTCCATTCCAACTGGGATTCCGAATACACAAATTGAAACATCGTATGCATTCCTTGCATTAATGGCCGTGCTATTTGGTCCTGTTGCAGGCGCACTGATTGGGTTTATTGGTCATCTTATTAAAGATGCCACCACATTCGGCCCTTGGTGGAGCTGGATTATCGTTTCAGGTTTTGTAGGATTGATGATCGGTTTCATTTCAAATCGTTTAAAAGTAGAAGAGGGAGAGTTCGGTTGGAAAAAGATCGCATTCTTCAATGCAGTACAAATAAGTGTGCAGGCACTTGGCTGGTTTGTTATTGCACCAACTCTTGATGTAGCTATTTATGCTGAACCAGTAAACAAAGCATTCTTCCAAGGGTTTGTTGCAGGTCTATCGAACATCATCACGATCGGTGTACTAGGAACCATCATCATTGCAGCTTATGCAAAAACGAGAAGCAAAAGCGGCAGTCTATCGAAAGAAACATCATGA